The Sorghum bicolor cultivar BTx623 chromosome 6, Sorghum_bicolor_NCBIv3, whole genome shotgun sequence genome contains the following window.
ACACCACCTCGGCCGCCATCATCGCCGCTCCCGCAGAGCCGCCGCTAGCTACTTGTCCTCTTCCTCTTTCGTTCTGAAGCTCTCCTTGATTCTCTCAGATTGCGAGCTTTTTTCGTGCGCGCGCACTTACCTATCCTGCGTGGGCTGAGTGGCTGCCCTGGTCCGGCAGCCCCGCACTGAGAATGCGATTTTGCAAAGGGACCCGACGACGCAAGACccctcctaggccttgtttagttccaaaatattttgcaaaatggacactgtagctctttcgtttgtatttgacaaatattgtccaatcatcaactaactaggctcaaaagatttgtctcgtcaattccgaccaaactgtgcaattagtttttatttttgtctatatttagtacttcatgcatgtgcctaaagattcgatgtgacggggaatctgaaaaattttgcaaaattttttgagaactaaacaaggccctagaccTGAGTTTCGGCTGGCCAATCCCTGTCCGGCCGGCTGTGTGTCTTGTCATTGTCATGTCATCTTCATTTCGTCGTACGCTCGCACGGTCTTACTCGCTCCGTTTAAAAAAACATGTAAATCTCGGTTCTCGATGAGTTAAAAGAtttttaactttgactaaatacaaataaaaacgtATTGATGACATGTAATGAGTATAGTTAGATTAGTTATTAAATATAGTTTTATGATAAACCTGATTAGATATTTAAATGTAAAAATATAATTTATAaacttagtcaaacttaaaagatTTTTTGACTCTCTGAAAATTAAGATTTACATGTTTTTTAGGATGAAGGGAGTAATTAGTTGTGGATTGTGGCCTCTGTGGCGTCGAGGTATGTAGCCGAAACCTGGACCCTGGAGAGACGCTGTGATCAATGCCAAAACGACTAACGGTAATGCGTTGGATCGACGGTGAGGTCGAGAGAGATGGAACATGCGTTTCTCAGCAGCAGAAATGGACTGCTGGGCGTTCGTCTATGAAATAGTACTACAGACAGACATTCACATTCAGATCGTCTGAGAGCATCTACCTGCAACTGCAAGCATCTAGCTAGTAGTACAGACCGTTAAGCCATCGAGCAGCAGTACAGCATGATCCACTATATATGCAGCAGTACCACCTTTTCTAATGATGCCCATATATTATATCTATCCATATACACACACACTAGCTAGGACACCCCACGCATTCTAATATGGCGAGGGGAAGGAGACGAGCACGATCGAGTAGTGCTGACTCCTGAGTTCATCCTGAGGCCTGCGGCTAGCTGTTTAGCAAATAGCAACGCATCCGTTCGCTGGAACtggaagcatcaccatcacgcgTCTGCTCTCCGTGCCTGCGCTTCGTCTTCGTGGGTCACCAGGCTGGTGTTGCCTGCGGTGAGGAAGCCCTGGTACCACGTCGCAGACATCCGGGGCGTCCTCTCCTGGGTGTCGTAGTCGACGTGGTACAGGCCGAACCTCACGGTGTAACCGAACGTCCACTCGAAGTTGTCCAGGAGCGTCCACACGAAGTAGCCCCGCACGTTTGCTCCGTTCCTGTATGTATTCAGTGTCGACAGGTTGAAGTTTCGTCAGAGAAAATAAAATTGCTAGCTGATGATTCTCTGCTTCTGGTTGGTAAGCTAGGCCGGCTTATATATCATGAGTTCTAGGTGAATGGTGAACGGAACCCATTAAATTCTTCTAGATTGTTGTTTGGTAAGCTTCATTGTCACCTGACTGCTTTGGATAGGCATGTGACGTAGCCCTGCAGGTAGTTCTTTCTTGCCACGTCGTTGATCAGCCCTTCCCTGTTGGCATCACTCCATTGTGAGAAACCTGAAAACAAGTATATATATCTCAGAACATATATGACCATTGATCATGCACGCATGGAAATGACCTACTCTGGACCAAGACATCGATCCCCAGGTCCCTCCCAGCAAAGCTGTAGCTCACCGTTCTCAGTGATATACACCGGCGTGTCCTTGTACCTCCCGTTCACAAACATGATAGCCGGCTCTATGGCTTCTGGGACATCGTAGAAACCTGACAGCGCCGTCTGCGAGAGATTTATAATACAAATCAGAGGCAAATTTCACCGTATATGAACAGTAATGAAGCAAGTATATACAAGAAGTACTGTCTGTATATATGAACAGTGAAGGACTGCGCTGATGATGATTAGCACGTTTATATGCCAAGATAGTGCTAGTTCTTACATCTCTCCCGATCTTCACCCCGTCCTTTTCCCCGGTCGCCAAGACAAACGCGTTCCCTTCGTATGTCTGAAGGTTGCACGGGGAATGGATGCAGTCCTTAGCGTAAATCGCCGTGTAATGATTCAGCCCGATGAAATCCGGCTTGTATTGTAGCAGCAGCTTCTTCTCCTCCGCGGTGAAGGTTGGCAAGTTTGATTGCAAGATCTCTCGCATCGCTCTCGGGTAATCACCGAAAAATATTGGGTCCAAAAACCTGAAAAACAAAGCAAAACAATACATGTGTGCATGCACTCGACAGAATTGTTGCATATATATATGACATTTTCGTGAAGGTTGACGACATACCACTCGGTTTCGAAAGACTGCGCGCGTCGCGCCGCCAGAATGTCCTCCGTGGTATTCGTCAGCGGCTCGTACCATTTCATGGCGGTCACGATCCCGATGGAGCCGCCCTGCTTCGCCTTGAGAACAGAGCACGCACGCGTACGTCAGCATTGCCGATGATGATCACTAGATATAGCTCACTGCTAAGACAGCAGCAGATCGATCGATACAACAGATGATCAGTAGCCGGACAGACCTGGTAGCTCTCCTTGTAGTTGCGGACGGCAGCGGCGTGGGACATGATGATGTTGTGCGCGGCGACGTACGGCTCCCGGTGCGAGTTGCCGCTGTTGCAGCTGCCGAACGGCGGCGAGCAGTGTCTGGGAGGGTACACGCCCAGCATGTACTGGAACTTGGTGGACAGGTTGGGCTCGTTGAACGTCGTCCAGAACCTCACCCGGTCGCCGAACGCCGCGAAGCAGACGTCCGCGTAGTACTCGAACTCGTCCCTGTGTTTGTTATTCATTGCATTACTGAAACTGCACGCCGAGTCTCTGGAAATATACGCATGGCAAAAGCAGGACAAGGACTACGAGAGCTAGCAGAAGATGCGTGAGAATTGTACCGGATCCCAGCGCCCAGCCAGCCCACGTATCGGACGTCCAGCTCGTGCGGCATGTCGAAATGGTTCAGAGTCACGAATGGCTGGATCCCTTTCTGCAGGAGCGCATCAATCAGGCGGTTGTAGAAGGCTATCCCACCTGCATTGACGCCACCAAGCCGGCCTCCTACAATCGTTGTCCACATCAAAGTAAGCATTAAGGAACCGATCGATCATCGAGCAGTTGGCAAGGCAAATGAAGCTTGCTAACTTAATATTATGAGGAATCCGATCTTATTGGCATACATACTTGGTAGAATCCTCGCCCATGAGATGGAGAATCTGTAGGCGTTGACGCCCAGCGATTGCAGGATCTCCACATCTCCCTGCTCACAGGTCACAATTCACAAACAGGTGGCAGCGTCATGCACCATTTCACATACGCATGCACGACATGATCCGGACGTCAGCGATAGACTGAAGTTTTCTGTGATCTTTACCATGTAGCGATGGTAGTGGTCGTCAGCTACGTCCCCAGTGCGTCCGTCCATGATCGCTCCAGCTGCAGAGGAGCAAAAGCAGGGCCTTGAATAGATTGCTATCGCTAATAATACATACAGTACGTTCGTATATATATGGACCGATCGATCGAGACGCTCCAAAATCCTAGCAGGTAAGCTGCAGCAATCAGATCGGCAACTGTATCTGTTTAGATGATGAACACGACAGCTCGACAATATAATTAagctaaagccttgtttagttccggaaaattttgggaaatcgacactgtagcactttcgtttgtatttgacaaatattgtccaatcatggactaattaggcttaaaagattcgtctcgtcaattccgactaaactgtgcaattagtttttattttcgtctatatttaatactccatgcatgtgtctaaagattcgatgtgacgggaaatgtgaaaaattttgcaaaattttctaggaagtaaacaaggcctaaacttaTACTCAAACCCCAAAAAAGGAACACATTAGGGTGCGTACAACTAAGGATAAGATCGAGCATGCAGTTGCGTGGTACTGTCGACATGATCCAATTGTGCTTGAGCTTATTTGCAGCCGAATCTACAGTTATTCAGTATTATTTTTCTCTcccaacaaatcagcgaataatACTTTTTGTCATGGTTTATTAGCTAAACGAACAGGGCGGCATCGATCAGCAATGTCCGGAGGAAGCAACCAAGCGGTTTGCTGCGGACGATATGAAATTCGGAGGGGAGGGGTACTGGTAGCCCAGTGAGGCATCACTGGAGAATAATACGGATTTCTATATGTCCGAAAAGACCTGATGCTTCTTTTGTCTGTAAGCTAACCAGTGAGAAAGCTGATgcctttattttctttttcgccTCTGAATATTGGTGGAACGAATGCCTGGCACCCGTAAAAAGTCATTTTCCGCGTGCGTCGCTGTCATGTACTTCCTCCGTCCCCATGTCCCGTAATAGAATAGAAGACCTTGTAAGGCCAATCTCCGTGCCAAGTTTTATCATAGTTTTATTTATGTTTGATGAGCTGCCACGTGAGCCATTTTGATGATATGGTAAcattaaaaaagaagaagaaatgaGTTTTACAAGGATAATATAGAAACTCTCTGGCCATGATTACCAACTACTTATGAATCATGAAATTAAATATCCATAAAATTATAGAATGAAACTTTTATTGAAAGATATGTTTTATTCatgttttattttattatatatgatATGGTGGTCTTGAATGTTATGAAACTCTTCACTCAGACTATCTAAGTCTGGACATGGACGTTAAGGAGAAAACAAAAGGTACGATACATAGAAAATTACAGGTTAGGATGGAGAAATAGAGATAGAGATATTTTATTGGTAAAGAATAAAATTATATTGGGAAAGAGAAAAGTACATTTGAAAGTAAGTAAGAACaagtattttaaacacaaaatTTGAATACTAGTATAAGGTCTTGTCTTCTGAAACGGAGGGAGACTGCGTTCAGCAAGTAGTACAGATCATCAAATGATTAGAATCTACAAGGACGAATCTTGCTTACCATTATCCCCGCAAAAAAAGTAAGAATGCTTACCACTAACATTTGTTTGGTGGGCGAAAGTTTGTTCTGCgtcttgttttgttttgttttttgaaaaaaaaaaagaagaagaagaagaagaaggagaagcaaGCATTTATCTTAATAAGGAATTTTTCAGTAACAGCTGTGATGAAACGGTCAGATGGACTTGTTATAGTCGTTTTTCCAGACAACGAACAGGGACGAAAACTCTCATTTTCAGTTTCTTTTCGAAGCGTTAATAATCATGGCACACGTCCACACACTATGAATGAGCAAAGAGAGCATTCGAGCTGGTGTGCTAAGAAATGACTCACTGTGTGTGTGGGTGAAGACATCCCAGTTGCAGAGGCCCTTGCCGTCCTCCAGGTACGCGCCTTCAATCTGACAGCGGCACTTGTCAAGAAAGAGGGCAAGACGACGACAGTCGACAGGCGGCACCGGCCGCTTTCATGCCTGCCCGTCCTCGTTTCAAAGAACGGCGACGGTGTGCAGGATGGAAAGAGAGATGCTGCGCGCCGGAGTTAGAAGTTCGCAACTCACCTGGTACGCCGACGTCGCGGCGCCGAAGAGGAACCCCGGCGGGAACTCGCCGCGATCGACCCCGCGCGCGGCCGGCGCGAGGAGCGCCGCCACCAACACGGCCGCCGCTGCGGCAATGGCTCTCGCCGTGGCCATATATCGCGGGGCGCGTCGTCGTTGCTCTGCTTCCCCCTCCCCTAAGCTCCCCGGTCCCTGCCGCTGGCTCTCTAGCTAGCTCTCCGCCCGGCCGGCACCAGTCACCCTCCCGCAAGGCACCGCCCCCGACGTGACTCCGAAACGAACGCCCTCCTCTTGTTGCTGTCGCATCGCAGCGCCGCGTCGCGTATTTAAAGGTGCTCGCCTCGTGCTGGGACAAGGATCAGATGGGCAGCGCTAGCGCGGCGCTGTCCGGCGTGCGACTCGGCTCGGCGGCAAGTCGTCCCTTGGATGGATCGCGCACGAGACCATGTGAGGCCGGTCGGACGGACGGGTCCTGCCGGCCAGGCCGGTGGGTACTGGAAGCGACAGCGAAAGCTATTCGCTGATTCTAACAGAGTTAAGCTTAAGCGAATGAGCTGCCTGTGGGAATGCGGAATGAGGACTGCACTGTTCGCGCAAGGAACCATGTAAAGCAACCA
Protein-coding sequences here:
- the LOC8064486 gene encoding beta-glucosidase 16 — translated: MATARAIAAAAAVLVAALLAPAARGVDRGEFPPGFLFGAATSAYQIEGAYLEDGKGLCNWDVFTHTHTGAIMDGRTGDVADDHYHRYMGDVEILQSLGVNAYRFSISWARILPRGRLGGVNAGGIAFYNRLIDALLQKGIQPFVTLNHFDMPHELDVRYVGWLGAGIRDEFEYYADVCFAAFGDRVRFWTTFNEPNLSTKFQYMLGVYPPRHCSPPFGSCNSGNSHREPYVAAHNIIMSHAAAVRNYKESYQAKQGGSIGIVTAMKWYEPLTNTTEDILAARRAQSFETEWFLDPIFFGDYPRAMREILQSNLPTFTAEEKKLLLQYKPDFIGLNHYTAIYAKDCIHSPCNLQTYEGNAFVLATGEKDGVKIGRDTALSGFYDVPEAIEPAIMFVNGRYKDTPVYITENGFSQWSDANREGLINDVARKNYLQGYVTCLSKAVRNGANVRGYFVWTLLDNFEWTFGYTVRFGLYHVDYDTQERTPRMSATWYQGFLTAGNTSLVTHEDEAQARRADA